From the genome of Candidatus Methylomirabilis sp., one region includes:
- the xseB gene encoding exodeoxyribonuclease VII small subunit, whose amino-acid sequence MEEIRFEEALKQLEAIVTRLEIGDLPLEEALSIFEEGVRLTKLCSARLSEAEQRVNILVRSAESSPGSFEEQPFENEDEEEL is encoded by the coding sequence ATGGAGGAGATCCGATTTGAAGAGGCGCTCAAGCAGCTCGAGGCGATCGTCACCCGTCTTGAAATCGGAGATCTCCCCCTCGAGGAGGCCCTCTCGATCTTCGAGGAAGGGGTTCGATTAACCAAACTTTGCTCGGCCCGGTTGAGCGAAGCAGAGCAGCGGGTCAATATCCTGGTCCGCAGCGCCGAGTCCTCCCCCGGTAGTTTTGAAGAACAGCCGTTTGAGAATGAGGACGAGGAAGAGTTATGA